One stretch of Neosynechococcus sphagnicola sy1 DNA includes these proteins:
- a CDS encoding ATP-binding cassette domain-containing protein, producing MNHPVLAVRNLQVQFPSADGLIQAVKGVSFEVQRGQTLGIVGESGSGKSVTALTVMGLLPAATQVAGEIWFQHPEAEPVNLLTLPPDQRRTYRGRQTAMIFQEPLSSLNPVYTCGFQLIEALRQHQTLSPAAARRQAWALLQEVKLLASNEALREQGLAVQAENLGHQTSLTNRQLHQWVNRQKQALLDRYPHQLSGGQIQRVMIAMALGCHPSVLIADEPTTALDVTVQATILELLRELRDRRQMSMIFITHDLGIIAEIADRVAVMYQGQIVEAGPVEQIFAHPQHPYTRGLLACRPRPDLRLQFLPTISDFMTGNGEPSTAATVVPQPLVSDAEIPPEVLTQRLTTLQQQSPLLSVHHLQVAFPVRGLWGETKRYTLAVNDVSFDVYPGGNPGIGGGVGLRQNHPGAHAVALDPPCQWPNLV from the coding sequence ATGAATCACCCCGTCCTGGCAGTTCGCAATCTGCAGGTTCAGTTTCCCAGTGCAGATGGATTGATCCAGGCCGTCAAGGGGGTTTCCTTTGAGGTTCAGCGGGGACAAACCTTGGGAATTGTCGGGGAGTCAGGCTCTGGGAAATCCGTGACCGCCCTGACCGTCATGGGGTTATTACCCGCTGCCACTCAAGTGGCTGGGGAGATTTGGTTCCAACACCCGGAAGCGGAGCCCGTGAACCTCTTAACCCTACCGCCTGATCAACGGCGCACCTATCGGGGTCGGCAAACGGCGATGATTTTTCAGGAACCCCTGAGTTCTTTAAATCCCGTTTATACCTGCGGCTTTCAGTTAATCGAGGCTCTACGCCAGCATCAGACCCTTAGTCCCGCAGCAGCTCGGCGGCAAGCCTGGGCGTTACTGCAAGAAGTCAAGCTGCTAGCCAGCAATGAAGCGTTACGGGAGCAGGGACTGGCAGTCCAAGCAGAGAATTTGGGTCATCAGACCTCCCTGACCAACCGCCAGCTGCATCAGTGGGTGAATCGCCAAAAACAGGCACTCTTGGATCGCTATCCCCATCAACTTTCCGGGGGGCAAATTCAGCGAGTGATGATTGCCATGGCCCTTGGCTGTCATCCTAGTGTATTGATTGCCGATGAACCGACCACGGCCCTTGATGTCACGGTTCAGGCAACCATTCTAGAGTTACTGCGGGAATTGCGCGATCGCCGTCAGATGTCGATGATCTTTATTACCCACGATCTGGGGATTATTGCCGAAATTGCCGATAGGGTCGCGGTAATGTATCAGGGTCAGATTGTTGAAGCGGGTCCGGTGGAGCAAATCTTTGCCCATCCCCAGCATCCCTACACCCGTGGCTTATTGGCCTGCCGCCCCCGCCCTGATCTGCGACTCCAGTTTCTCCCAACTATTTCGGACTTCATGACGGGCAATGGGGAGCCTTCAACCGCTGCTACTGTTGTCCCCCAGCCCCTGGTTTCTGATGCTGAAATTCCGCCAGAGGTCCTCACCCAACGGCTGACGACCCTGCAACAACAATCGCCGCTGCTTTCAGTGCATCACCTCCAAGTTGCCTTTCCGGTGCGAGGTCTATGGGGTGAAACCAAACGCTACACCTTGGCGGTCAACGATGTCAGCTTTGATGTCTATCCGGGGGGAAACCCTGGGATTGGTGGGGGAGTCGGGCTGCGGCAAAACCACCCTGGCGCGCACGCTGTTGCGCTTGATCCGCCCTGCCAGTGGCCAAATCTGGTTTGA
- a CDS encoding ATP-binding cassette domain-containing protein → MSIRGETLGLVGESGCGKTTLARTLLRLIRPASGQIWFEGREVTTLSGLPLRQLRRDLQIIFQDPFSSLDPRITIGDAIIEPLQIHSARSHPRRDRDRAAYLLERVGLSSDWTHRYPHEFSGGQRQRVCIARALALNPKFIICDESVSALDVSVQAQVLNLLKELQQEFGLTYIFISHDLSVVKFMSDRILVMNQGKVEEIGPAEEIYHHPQRPYTQQLIGAIPVVSLERIQVRQAQRLRGMERG, encoded by the coding sequence ATGTCTATCCGGGGGGAAACCCTGGGATTGGTGGGGGAGTCGGGCTGCGGCAAAACCACCCTGGCGCGCACGCTGTTGCGCTTGATCCGCCCTGCCAGTGGCCAAATCTGGTTTGAAGGTCGGGAGGTCACCACCCTTAGCGGGCTACCCCTGCGTCAACTCCGTCGAGATTTGCAAATTATTTTCCAAGATCCTTTTAGTTCCCTGGATCCCCGAATCACCATTGGGGATGCGATTATCGAGCCGTTGCAAATCCATAGCGCCCGTTCCCATCCCCGCCGCGATCGTGATCGGGCTGCCTACCTGTTAGAACGGGTGGGACTGAGTTCTGATTGGACCCACCGCTATCCCCATGAATTTTCAGGGGGACAACGGCAGCGGGTTTGTATTGCCCGAGCCTTGGCCTTAAATCCGAAATTCATCATCTGTGATGAGTCAGTTTCCGCCCTAGACGTTTCGGTACAGGCTCAGGTGTTAAATCTCCTGAAAGAACTGCAACAAGAGTTTGGTCTGACCTATATTTTCATTTCCCATGATCTCAGTGTGGTCAAGTTCATGAGCGATCGGATTCTGGTGATGAACCAGGGCAAGGTGGAAGAGATTGGCCCAGCTGAAGAGATTTATCACCATCCTCAGCGACCCTATACCCAGCAATTGATTGGTGCCATTCCCGTGGTCAGTCTTGAACGCATTCAAGTCCGGCAAGCCCAGCGGCTGAGGGGCATGGAGCGCGGTTGA
- a CDS encoding WecB/TagA/CpsF family glycosyltransferase — protein sequence MSQAIAQTPATFPVLGIPLHLLENYAAWLAARLRQHQGGHVVTLNAEMAMQAEKTPELAQVIRQAELVIPDGAGVVLYLKLYGHHVQRSPGIELAEALIQDLGHQGQGHSVFFFGAAPGVADKAAQVWQHRLPNLAIAGSQHGFLSQEDQPAFRQTLQALQPSLILVGLGVPRQEYWIAEHRALCPHAIWIGVGGSLDIWAGTKERAPKWLREHHLEWVYRLYQEPWRWRRMLALPHFAWKALLARIRH from the coding sequence ATGAGTCAGGCGATCGCGCAGACACCGGCTACGTTCCCTGTGTTGGGAATTCCCCTTCACCTCTTGGAAAACTATGCAGCTTGGTTGGCGGCTCGCCTGCGTCAACACCAAGGGGGGCATGTGGTAACCCTGAATGCTGAAATGGCAATGCAGGCTGAGAAAACCCCAGAACTTGCCCAGGTGATTCGGCAAGCAGAGCTAGTGATTCCCGATGGGGCCGGGGTTGTCCTTTACTTGAAGTTATATGGTCACCATGTCCAGCGCAGTCCTGGAATAGAACTGGCGGAAGCCCTGATCCAGGATTTGGGTCATCAGGGGCAGGGGCATTCTGTCTTCTTCTTTGGGGCAGCCCCAGGGGTCGCTGACAAAGCCGCCCAGGTTTGGCAGCACCGGCTCCCCAATCTGGCGATCGCGGGGAGCCAGCATGGATTTCTCAGCCAGGAAGACCAACCTGCCTTTCGTCAAACCCTGCAAGCTTTGCAGCCCAGTTTGATTTTGGTGGGATTGGGGGTTCCCCGTCAGGAATATTGGATTGCCGAGCATCGTGCCCTCTGTCCTCACGCTATCTGGATTGGTGTCGGGGGCAGTCTGGACATATGGGCAGGTACAAAGGAACGTGCCCCGAAGTGGTTGCGGGAACATCATCTGGAGTGGGTCTACCGTCTTTACCAAGAACCCTGGCGGTGGCGACGGATGTTGGCACTGCCCCATTTTGCCTGGAAAGCCTTACTGGCAAGAATCCGGCATTAG
- the psb34 gene encoding photosystem II assembly protein Psb34 — MYTTDSQGVLNAYASELPTYLAEYPSVDQQRQYALQGAFAILLVTFTLLTAFAVS; from the coding sequence ATGTACACAACCGATAGTCAAGGTGTTCTCAACGCTTACGCCAGCGAATTGCCCACCTATCTCGCCGAATATCCTTCCGTTGACCAACAGCGTCAGTATGCCCTCCAGGGTGCTTTTGCAATTTTGCTGGTCACCTTCACCCTGCTGACGGCCTTCGCTGTCAGCTAA
- a CDS encoding photosystem II protein, Psb35-related translates to MTILFSLFVVAWVAAAVIGTQAYFRGEQTKPIHERNWRSASFEQLAVSVTGVETDYSQRVPAYGLDAYSSGLLPNA, encoded by the coding sequence ATGACGATTTTATTTTCGCTGTTTGTCGTCGCTTGGGTTGCTGCTGCCGTCATTGGAACTCAAGCTTATTTTCGGGGGGAACAAACGAAACCTATCCACGAGCGCAACTGGCGCTCTGCATCCTTCGAACAACTGGCTGTCAGCGTCACGGGGGTGGAAACGGACTATAGCCAGCGCGTTCCGGCCTATGGTCTAGATGCTTACAGCAGCGGCTTGTTGCCCAACGCCTAG
- a CDS encoding Tab2/Atab2 family RNA-binding protein — MMTIWQADFYRRPLQDESGQPLWELLICDQTRSLTFSALCPQANANAEWLALQLQQAIATTQHKPDSLQVFRPQSLTLLTTACQELGFAVVPKRKLPALQEWLRECAQAYPHLPNYNHQPYDPLEIPKLPPLPLSEQLWGERWRFANLPAGELAIAFGERPIPVLHMPEELLPLRLGLASHVAIPGVVIDGGRQSMRLARWLQSVEPVTLNYSPGAPDGLILEAGLADRWVISTFTDSEVEAAAQLYATRCRLAQGLHFLLVQPDDSGITYSGFWLLQQSASN; from the coding sequence ATGATGACAATTTGGCAAGCTGATTTTTATCGCCGTCCCTTACAAGACGAGAGTGGACAACCCCTTTGGGAACTATTGATCTGTGATCAAACCCGATCTCTGACCTTCAGTGCCCTCTGTCCCCAAGCCAATGCCAATGCAGAGTGGTTAGCGCTGCAACTACAACAGGCGATCGCGACAACACAGCACAAACCTGATAGTCTCCAAGTCTTTCGTCCCCAAAGTTTGACCTTACTAACAACTGCTTGCCAAGAATTGGGGTTTGCCGTTGTTCCCAAACGAAAACTGCCTGCACTCCAGGAATGGCTGAGGGAGTGTGCCCAAGCATATCCCCATCTACCCAATTACAATCACCAGCCCTATGATCCCCTAGAGATTCCCAAACTCCCACCCCTGCCCTTGTCAGAACAGTTGTGGGGAGAACGGTGGCGTTTTGCTAATTTACCAGCGGGTGAATTGGCGATCGCCTTTGGGGAGCGACCCATACCAGTGCTGCACATGCCGGAGGAGCTGTTGCCCTTGCGGTTGGGCTTGGCTTCTCATGTGGCAATTCCCGGCGTGGTGATTGATGGAGGGCGACAGTCGATGCGGTTAGCCCGCTGGCTCCAGAGTGTGGAACCAGTGACTTTGAACTATAGCCCTGGAGCACCTGATGGACTAATCCTGGAGGCCGGACTGGCCGATCGCTGGGTGATTAGCACCTTCACAGACTCCGAGGTGGAAGCTGCGGCTCAGTTATATGCAACGCGGTGTAGGTTGGCGCAAGGATTACACTTTCTGCTAGTGCAACCGGATGACTCGGGAATCACCTACAGCGGCTTTTGGCTACTTCAGCAATCAGCATCGAACTAG
- the nadC gene encoding carboxylating nicotinate-nucleotide diphosphorylase has protein sequence MQLPQAFLPPFLLLDPQLQSWLVEDMGRGDRTTQAIFPTGSQTRQAAWIVKEAGIIAGLPIAARVFQLLNPEVELTPTVPEGQWCDLGQVVATLVGPLDALLTGERVALNLAMRLSGIATLTRQYVEQILDLPTQLVDTRKTTPGLRLLEKYASQVGGAVNHRMGLDDAVMIKDNHIAAAGGIGAAIAHIRARIPYPLAIEVETETLAQVAEALTHRVDIIMLDNMPLAQMQQAVQMIRQHNPNIKIEASGNITLPTLRAVATTGVGYISTSAPVTRSTWLDLSMKLYP, from the coding sequence ATGCAGCTCCCCCAAGCATTCCTCCCCCCATTCCTGCTCCTCGATCCACAACTTCAGAGCTGGTTAGTAGAAGATATGGGGCGTGGCGATCGCACGACCCAGGCAATTTTCCCCACAGGTTCTCAGACGAGACAGGCAGCATGGATCGTCAAAGAAGCTGGGATTATTGCGGGTCTTCCCATTGCCGCCCGAGTGTTTCAGCTCCTTAACCCTGAGGTGGAACTAACCCCCACCGTGCCAGAGGGACAGTGGTGCGATCTCGGTCAGGTTGTCGCCACCCTGGTTGGCCCCCTGGATGCCCTGTTGACGGGAGAGCGAGTGGCTCTGAACCTGGCGATGCGTCTGAGTGGGATTGCTACCTTAACCCGCCAGTATGTGGAGCAAATTCTGGATCTGCCCACCCAACTGGTCGATACCCGCAAAACCACCCCAGGGCTGCGGCTCCTGGAAAAATATGCATCCCAGGTGGGAGGAGCGGTAAACCACCGGATGGGTTTGGATGATGCGGTGATGATTAAAGACAATCACATTGCCGCTGCGGGAGGAATTGGGGCGGCGATCGCCCATATTCGTGCCCGGATTCCCTACCCATTGGCCATTGAAGTGGAAACAGAAACCCTGGCACAAGTTGCGGAAGCCCTGACCCATCGGGTGGACATCATCATGCTCGACAATATGCCCCTCGCACAAATGCAGCAGGCCGTCCAGATGATACGTCAACACAATCCCAATATCAAAATTGAAGCTTCGGGGAACATTACCTTGCCAACCCTCCGGGCAGTGGCGACAACAGGGGTGGGCTATATTTCCACCAGTGCTCCGGTGACCCGCTCCACCTGGTTAGATCTGAGCATGAAGCTCTACCCCTGA
- a CDS encoding potassium/proton antiporter: MDNVPLVTAIVLIVIGVLLAVSSLASRVSSKLGVPTSLVFLGIGMLAGSDGLGGIWFDDFEIAYMFGTLAMVVILFSGGLNTPLPQIKSAIAPTLVLSTVGVLGMAVLTAVGAKVLGLSWPEALLVGAIVSSTDASAVFAVLQGVNLRKRVALTLELESGLNDPVAVILTVVMTANLTATESLNWTILPEMVQQLLIGVGIGGAMGYLGQLLLRRIPLSTGALVPVLSLGLALIAYGIATVADGSGMLAVYLAGMVIGNSPLPERQFLTGVHDSFAWLAQVGMFLLLGLLVFPSRLPEVAASGLFLAGYLAIAARPLVVTLCLLPFRFSWQETLYVSWVGLRGGCSDYFGNHSRIERCQI, encoded by the coding sequence ATGGACAATGTTCCTCTGGTAACTGCGATCGTCCTGATCGTCATCGGTGTGTTGCTGGCAGTCAGTTCCCTCGCTAGCCGTGTCAGCAGCAAGTTGGGAGTTCCCACCTCCCTGGTGTTTCTCGGCATTGGCATGTTAGCAGGCTCCGATGGCCTCGGCGGCATCTGGTTCGATGACTTTGAAATCGCCTACATGTTTGGCACCTTAGCCATGGTGGTGATTTTATTCTCCGGGGGGTTGAACACACCGTTACCGCAAATCAAAAGCGCGATCGCGCCGACCCTAGTGCTATCAACCGTGGGAGTGCTGGGGATGGCTGTTCTGACTGCGGTGGGTGCTAAGGTTCTCGGATTGAGTTGGCCCGAAGCCCTGTTAGTGGGGGCGATTGTTTCTTCTACCGATGCCTCTGCGGTGTTTGCGGTTCTCCAAGGGGTCAATCTTCGCAAACGGGTTGCCCTCACCCTGGAGCTGGAGAGTGGTTTAAATGATCCAGTGGCGGTGATCCTGACCGTGGTGATGACCGCCAATCTCACCGCCACAGAGTCCTTGAACTGGACAATTTTGCCAGAGATGGTGCAGCAACTCTTGATCGGGGTCGGCATCGGGGGTGCAATGGGCTATCTAGGGCAATTGCTGTTGCGGCGGATCCCCCTCTCAACGGGGGCACTGGTTCCGGTTCTTTCCTTGGGGTTAGCGCTGATTGCCTACGGGATCGCCACCGTTGCCGACGGCAGCGGCATGCTGGCAGTTTATCTAGCAGGCATGGTGATTGGTAACAGTCCCCTGCCGGAACGGCAATTTCTCACGGGTGTCCATGATTCCTTTGCCTGGTTGGCCCAAGTGGGGATGTTTCTGCTTCTCGGATTACTGGTGTTTCCCTCCCGCCTCCCCGAAGTTGCCGCCAGCGGCCTATTCTTGGCAGGGTACCTGGCGATCGCTGCCCGCCCTCTGGTGGTGACCCTTTGCCTGCTGCCCTTTCGCTTTTCCTGGCAGGAAACCCTCTATGTCTCATGGGTGGGTTTAAGAGGGGGCTGTTCCGATTATTTTGGCAACCATTCCCGTATTGAGCGTTGCCAAATTTAG
- the map gene encoding type I methionyl aminopeptidase: MTQEVITLLSTREIDKMRRAGQLAAQLLDHLTPLVQPGISTLTLNDEAERWTQAHGAKSAPLGYNGFPKSICTSVNEVVCHGIPRADEILQNGDIINIDVTLLVDGYHGDTSRMFCVGQPSETARRLVEVTEKCLHLGIAEVKPGARIGDIGAAIQTYAELQGFSVVQDFVGHGISHIFHTAPQIPHYGRRNTGKRLRPGMVFTIEPMINEGTYEVEVLADKWTAVTKDRGLSAQWEHTLAVTETGVEILTLS, encoded by the coding sequence ATGACCCAGGAAGTGATCACCCTCCTTTCGACCCGTGAAATTGATAAAATGCGCCGGGCAGGACAACTGGCCGCCCAGCTACTCGATCACCTGACTCCGCTGGTGCAACCCGGCATTAGCACCCTGACTCTCAACGACGAAGCAGAGCGTTGGACCCAAGCCCATGGTGCCAAGAGTGCCCCCCTCGGGTACAACGGCTTTCCTAAATCGATCTGCACCAGTGTCAACGAGGTGGTTTGCCACGGCATTCCCAGAGCTGATGAAATTTTACAGAATGGAGACATCATCAACATTGATGTGACGTTGTTGGTCGATGGGTATCACGGGGATACCTCCCGGATGTTTTGTGTCGGTCAACCTTCGGAAACAGCCCGTCGCCTAGTGGAGGTGACGGAGAAATGTCTGCACTTGGGCATTGCCGAGGTGAAACCGGGCGCTCGAATTGGTGATATCGGTGCGGCCATTCAAACCTATGCAGAATTGCAAGGGTTCTCAGTGGTACAGGATTTTGTCGGTCATGGGATTAGTCATATTTTTCACACTGCCCCGCAGATCCCCCACTATGGCAGACGCAACACCGGCAAGCGCCTGCGCCCCGGCATGGTGTTCACTATCGAACCCATGATCAATGAAGGCACCTATGAGGTGGAAGTTTTGGCAGATAAATGGACTGCCGTGACCAAGGATCGGGGACTTTCTGCCCAGTGGGAACATACCCTTGCCGTGACGGAAACGGGGGTTGAAATTCTCACCCTGTCGTAA
- the nadA gene encoding quinolinate synthase NadA, translated as MFTAANLLPPTTQLPPTDLFAAIQILKRELNAVILAHYYQEPDIQDVADYIGDSLGLSQQAATTPAAVIVFAGVHFMAETAKILNPGKRVLLPDLNAGCSLADSCPADAFATFKAAHPDHLVISYINCTAEIKAMSDIICTSANAVKIVRQIPLAQPIIFAPDRNLGRYVMQQTGREMLLWQGSCVVHETFSEKKLVQLQMAHPTATVIAHPECETAILRHASYIGSTTALLQYCLQSSQQSFIVATEPGIIHQMQKQAPHKQFIPAPPLNNCNCNECPFMRLNTLEKLYWTMKLGIPEITLAEPMRLAALRPIQRMLAMS; from the coding sequence GTGTTCACTGCTGCCAATCTTCTTCCCCCAACCACTCAGCTTCCCCCAACCGACTTGTTTGCAGCTATCCAGATCTTGAAGCGGGAACTGAATGCTGTGATTTTAGCCCACTATTATCAGGAACCCGATATTCAAGATGTTGCCGACTATATTGGTGATTCTTTAGGGCTTTCCCAGCAGGCAGCAACCACCCCAGCCGCAGTGATTGTGTTTGCAGGGGTTCACTTTATGGCCGAAACCGCCAAGATTCTCAATCCTGGCAAGCGCGTGTTGCTCCCAGACCTCAACGCAGGCTGCTCCCTGGCAGACAGTTGCCCTGCCGATGCCTTTGCGACCTTCAAGGCTGCCCATCCGGATCATTTGGTAATTTCTTACATTAACTGTACCGCTGAGATTAAGGCGATGAGTGACATCATTTGCACCAGCGCCAATGCCGTCAAAATTGTCCGGCAGATTCCTCTAGCTCAGCCGATTATTTTTGCCCCAGATCGTAACCTGGGACGCTATGTGATGCAGCAAACCGGACGAGAGATGCTGTTATGGCAGGGCAGTTGTGTGGTGCATGAAACTTTTTCCGAAAAGAAGCTGGTGCAACTCCAGATGGCCCATCCCACGGCCACGGTCATTGCCCATCCAGAATGTGAAACCGCGATTCTGCGTCATGCCAGTTACATTGGCTCCACAACGGCACTGCTACAGTATTGTCTCCAAAGTTCCCAGCAGAGCTTTATTGTTGCTACCGAACCGGGGATTATTCACCAAATGCAAAAGCAAGCACCCCATAAGCAGTTTATTCCGGCTCCCCCCCTGAATAATTGCAACTGCAATGAGTGTCCGTTTATGCGACTGAATACCCTTGAGAAGCTGTATTGGACGATGAAACTCGGTATCCCAGAAATTACCCTAGCAGAACCGATGCGTTTGGCGGCACTACGTCCGATCCAGCGGATGCTGGCGATGAGCTAG
- a CDS encoding TIGR04168 family protein: MPRSCQFPPTMKIAVVGDVHDLWDAADGDALAELGADLLLLVGDFGNEAVEVVRAIAALDIPKAVILGNHDAWYSASEWGMRQCPYNRTQEDRVQQQLDLLGGTHVGYGKLDFPSLNLTVVGARPFSWGGSVWKNVEFYQQRYGIGGFEESTACILNAAQRAHHNTLIFMGHCGPYGLGDRPEDPCGKDWQPIGGDHGDPDFTAAIAQTLELGKTIPLVVFGHMHHTLRHTKQVLRTPVHVGAESTVYLNAAAVPRVVRTAAGLRRNFSLVTLESGIVSQIALVWIDEQFKIVSEQVWFHRPYPLVPEPQSLGYSSYSLELGSRGS, encoded by the coding sequence ATGCCCCGTTCCTGCCAATTTCCCCCCACGATGAAGATTGCGGTGGTTGGGGATGTGCATGATCTCTGGGATGCAGCAGATGGAGACGCATTGGCGGAGTTGGGGGCCGATTTATTGTTGCTGGTGGGAGATTTTGGCAACGAAGCAGTTGAGGTTGTGCGAGCCATCGCAGCGCTAGATATCCCCAAGGCCGTGATTTTGGGGAACCATGATGCCTGGTACTCGGCCTCGGAATGGGGGATGCGTCAGTGTCCCTATAATCGCACCCAGGAAGATCGAGTCCAACAGCAATTAGATCTCTTAGGGGGTACCCATGTGGGCTATGGCAAGCTCGACTTCCCCTCCCTGAACCTTACGGTTGTGGGGGCTCGTCCCTTTAGTTGGGGAGGCTCGGTCTGGAAAAATGTTGAATTCTATCAACAGCGCTATGGGATTGGTGGCTTTGAGGAATCAACAGCCTGTATTCTCAACGCTGCCCAGCGGGCGCACCACAATACCCTGATTTTCATGGGGCACTGTGGGCCCTATGGTTTGGGCGATCGCCCTGAAGATCCCTGTGGCAAAGATTGGCAACCCATTGGTGGCGATCACGGTGACCCGGACTTTACCGCTGCGATCGCCCAGACTCTTGAGTTGGGGAAAACCATTCCCCTGGTCGTTTTTGGTCATATGCACCACACCCTCCGCCACACCAAACAAGTCCTGCGCACCCCCGTTCATGTCGGCGCTGAGTCCACTGTTTACCTGAATGCGGCCGCTGTCCCGCGCGTGGTGCGCACCGCCGCAGGGCTACGACGTAATTTCTCCCTGGTCACCCTAGAGTCCGGCATAGTATCGCAGATCGCGCTGGTTTGGATCGATGAGCAGTTCAAAATTGTGTCGGAACAGGTTTGGTTTCACCGTCCCTACCCCCTGGTACCGGAACCCCAAAGCCTAGGATATTCCAGCTATTCTCTTGAATTAGGATCACGCGGCAGTTAG